In Caproicibacterium amylolyticum, a genomic segment contains:
- a CDS encoding tRNA(Met) cytidine acetate ligase — MRLVVIIAEYDPFHKGHEALVKAVRAAGATHVAAVMSGSFVQRGSAACLSKWARTRQALSCGVDLVAELPLPWAVSGAETFARGGVALANALNADVLAFGSECGDAKQLWRAAKLLQSPQMGQKLRENMKAGIQFATARERAAAFLTGEETAALLKQPNNILGIEYCKALQQQKCSMECFTVKRQGAGHGSMEESDFPSATRIRAQIQSGSGWEASLPSGSAAVVRQELAAGHTPASLQRVERAVLYRLRVMSPMEYKTLPDLSEGLENRLYAVAHTAGSLEELYDMVKTKRYSHARLRRLVLAAFLGLRAGDSAGTPPYLKILGFGPKGREVLARAAQKGVLPLLTHASDSRKLDSRGQNVVELENRATDIWALCCPKPAPAGLDRTAGILVLEKGCV; from the coding sequence ATGCGTCTTGTGGTGATTATTGCGGAGTATGATCCATTTCACAAAGGACACGAAGCCCTGGTAAAAGCTGTACGGGCGGCAGGTGCCACGCACGTTGCCGCAGTAATGAGCGGCAGTTTCGTGCAGCGCGGAAGCGCGGCCTGCCTTTCCAAATGGGCGCGCACCCGGCAGGCACTCTCCTGCGGTGTGGATTTAGTAGCAGAGTTGCCGCTGCCTTGGGCGGTGTCCGGTGCGGAAACCTTTGCCCGCGGCGGCGTGGCCCTTGCTAACGCGCTTAATGCGGATGTTCTTGCGTTTGGCAGCGAGTGCGGGGATGCCAAACAGCTGTGGCGGGCGGCAAAACTGCTGCAAAGCCCGCAGATGGGACAAAAGCTGCGGGAAAATATGAAAGCAGGCATCCAGTTTGCCACCGCCAGAGAGCGCGCTGCGGCGTTTCTGACAGGTGAAGAAACCGCTGCGCTCTTGAAACAGCCAAACAACATATTGGGAATTGAGTACTGTAAAGCGCTGCAGCAGCAGAAATGCAGCATGGAATGTTTTACTGTCAAAAGGCAAGGGGCAGGGCACGGCAGCATGGAGGAGAGTGATTTTCCTTCTGCAACGCGCATACGTGCGCAGATACAGTCCGGCAGCGGGTGGGAGGCATCCCTGCCGTCAGGCAGTGCGGCTGTGGTGCGGCAGGAACTTGCGGCCGGACATACGCCTGCTTCACTCCAACGCGTGGAACGTGCGGTTTTGTACCGCCTGCGGGTCATGTCACCGATGGAATATAAAACGCTGCCAGACCTCAGCGAGGGGCTTGAAAACCGTTTGTATGCAGTTGCTCATACTGCCGGTTCATTGGAAGAACTGTACGATATGGTTAAAACCAAGCGTTACAGTCATGCGCGGCTTCGGCGGTTGGTACTGGCGGCATTTCTGGGGCTGCGGGCGGGGGACAGTGCGGGTACGCCACCCTATCTGAAAATTCTGGGTTTTGGTCCGAAAGGCCGCGAAGTGCTTGCCCGCGCTGCTCAAAAAGGAGTACTTCCGCTGCTGACACACGCATCAGACAGCAGAAAACTTGACAGCAGAGGGCAGAATGTGGTTGAATTAGAAAACAGAGCGACGGATATATGGGCGCTCTGCTGTCCGAAACCCGCACCGGCGGGGCTTGACCGGACAGCCGGGATACTTGTACTTGAAAAAGGGTGTGTATGA
- a CDS encoding lactate utilization protein, translating to MDENKQKIIESKIRGTMAALEKNHIRAYYAPTKADAVKLAESMLTEGCTIGNGGSVTLTESGVMNLMKNGRYHYIDRSKGTAELQQAHNADVFFMSSNAITENGELYNVDGNSNRVSALAHGPKKVVIVAGYNKIVPDLTAAIARVKEIAAPANGVRLGTNTPCVKTGRCIACGGPMTAGCSSPDRMCVNYVVTAYQRTERIHVILVGEELGY from the coding sequence ATGGACGAAAATAAGCAGAAAATTATTGAAAGCAAAATTCGCGGAACCATGGCTGCCTTGGAAAAAAATCATATCCGGGCATATTACGCACCCACAAAAGCTGATGCGGTGAAACTGGCAGAGTCCATGCTGACAGAGGGCTGCACCATCGGAAACGGCGGCTCGGTCACACTGACGGAAAGCGGTGTAATGAATTTGATGAAGAACGGCCGGTATCATTACATTGACCGCAGCAAGGGAACAGCAGAACTGCAGCAGGCCCACAACGCTGACGTTTTCTTTATGAGCAGCAATGCCATTACGGAAAACGGTGAGCTTTACAATGTGGATGGTAATTCCAACCGTGTTTCTGCATTAGCACATGGCCCGAAAAAAGTGGTCATTGTTGCGGGTTACAACAAAATTGTTCCTGACTTGACTGCTGCGATTGCGCGTGTTAAAGAAATTGCAGCACCGGCAAACGGTGTGCGGCTGGGTACAAACACTCCCTGTGTTAAAACCGGCCGCTGTATTGCCTGCGGCGGCCCCATGACTGCCGGCTGCTCTTCGCCGGACCGGATGTGCGTGAATTACGTTGTCACCGCCTATCAGCGCACAGAGCGGATTCATGTGATTCTGGTCGGGGAAGAACTGGGGTATTAA
- a CDS encoding GNAT family N-acetyltransferase produces MIQRITGNNLKKLEPLFADWEETMIWSTLQNCMGQAWADSAKSPQSAQILNADFCFFGGEPNEELVKNRQGHDFIIMTPPDDHWAALIEAVYSEKCRKVTRYAIKKEKNVFDRKKLQSLTALPGREYSLQLIDEKAYQEVRKESWSRDFCSQFRDWGNFQQRGVGAVARCGKTIVAGASSYIVYKSGIEIEVDTKKEYRQKGLATACSARLILECLDRGLYPSWDAQNTMSVGLAEKLGYHFNHEYIAYEVYAQE; encoded by the coding sequence ATGATACAAAGAATTACGGGGAACAACCTAAAAAAGCTGGAACCGCTTTTTGCAGACTGGGAAGAAACCATGATTTGGTCAACGCTTCAGAACTGTATGGGGCAGGCTTGGGCAGACAGTGCGAAAAGCCCGCAGTCAGCCCAAATTTTGAACGCCGATTTTTGTTTTTTTGGCGGTGAACCGAATGAAGAATTAGTTAAAAATCGACAGGGACATGATTTTATCATCATGACTCCGCCGGATGATCATTGGGCAGCGTTAATCGAAGCAGTTTACAGCGAAAAATGCAGAAAAGTGACGCGGTACGCCATCAAAAAAGAGAAAAATGTGTTTGACCGCAAAAAATTGCAGTCCCTTACAGCACTGCCGGGGAGAGAGTACAGCTTACAGTTGATTGACGAGAAAGCCTATCAGGAGGTTCGCAAGGAAAGCTGGTCACGTGACTTTTGCTCTCAGTTCCGTGATTGGGGGAACTTTCAACAGCGCGGTGTAGGTGCTGTTGCGAGATGCGGTAAAACGATTGTGGCGGGCGCTTCTTCTTATATTGTGTATAAAAGCGGCATTGAAATTGAAGTAGATACGAAGAAGGAGTATCGGCAGAAAGGACTTGCCACAGCCTGTTCGGCACGGCTGATTCTGGAGTGCCTTGACCGCGGTCTGTATCCCAGCTGGGACGCGCAGAATACCATGTCAGTTGGGCTTGCCGAAAAGCTGGGGTACCACTTTAACCATGAATACATAGCGTATGAGGTATATGCACAGGAATAA
- a CDS encoding V-type ATP synthase subunit B — translation MILDYVGVKEINGSLIVLDNVPNATSEEMVTIRLDNGTTRQGRIVQMEGSKVVIQVFEGTRGISLDNTETRLMCHPMELSLSPEILGRVFNGAGKPIDGLGDVFPVKRADINGTPINPVSRVYPKNFINTGVSTIDVLMTLIRGQKLPIFSGSGMKHNELAVQIARQAKISDENGSNDFCIVFAAMGVKQDVADYFRRSFDESGVLGRVVMFLNLANDPIIERTLTPRCALTAAEYLAFEQGKHVLVIMTDMTSYCEALREFSSSKGEIPGRKGFPGYLYSDLASLYERAGIVRGKKGSVTQLPILTMPNDDVTHPVPDLTGYITEGQIQLDRSLDASGIYPPVSVLPSLSRLMKDGIGAGFTREDHSAVSNQLFASYSKVMDARSLASVIGEEELSPVDKQYLAFGKLFEAKFVNQGFNDNRTIEQSLDLGWELLTSLPRGELDRVDDEVLDKYYEPAKKRVEARTQQSTEEKATA, via the coding sequence ATGATTCTGGATTATGTAGGTGTAAAGGAAATTAATGGTTCCCTTATTGTCCTGGATAATGTGCCGAATGCCACTTCCGAGGAAATGGTCACGATTCGGCTTGACAATGGCACGACCCGTCAGGGACGTATTGTACAGATGGAAGGCAGCAAGGTCGTTATTCAGGTTTTCGAGGGCACTCGCGGCATTTCGCTGGACAACACAGAAACACGTTTGATGTGCCACCCGATGGAACTTTCCCTTTCCCCGGAAATACTCGGCCGTGTTTTCAACGGCGCAGGCAAGCCGATCGATGGACTGGGCGATGTTTTCCCGGTCAAACGTGCAGACATCAATGGCACGCCAATCAACCCGGTTTCCCGTGTTTATCCAAAAAACTTTATTAACACCGGTGTTTCCACCATCGACGTGCTGATGACGCTGATTCGCGGGCAGAAGCTGCCGATCTTCTCCGGCTCTGGTATGAAGCACAACGAACTCGCTGTGCAGATTGCACGTCAGGCAAAGATTTCCGACGAAAATGGCAGCAATGATTTCTGCATTGTGTTTGCCGCCATGGGCGTTAAGCAGGATGTTGCGGATTACTTTCGCCGCAGCTTTGACGAAAGCGGCGTTTTGGGGCGTGTTGTCATGTTCCTGAACCTCGCAAACGACCCGATTATTGAACGTACCCTGACCCCGCGCTGCGCACTGACCGCTGCAGAATACCTTGCTTTTGAGCAGGGCAAGCACGTTCTGGTTATTATGACCGATATGACCAGCTACTGCGAAGCACTGCGTGAGTTCTCTTCCAGTAAAGGTGAAATCCCCGGCCGTAAAGGCTTCCCGGGCTACCTCTACAGTGACCTTGCTTCCCTGTATGAACGTGCAGGTATTGTCCGCGGTAAAAAGGGCAGCGTTACGCAGCTGCCGATTCTGACCATGCCGAATGATGACGTTACCCATCCGGTGCCTGACCTGACCGGCTACATCACCGAAGGTCAGATTCAGCTGGACCGCAGCTTGGACGCTTCCGGTATTTACCCGCCGGTCAGCGTGCTGCCGTCCCTTTCCCGTCTGATGAAGGACGGTATCGGCGCAGGCTTTACGCGTGAGGATCACTCCGCGGTTTCCAACCAGCTATTTGCTTCCTACTCCAAGGTAATGGATGCCCGTTCTCTGGCTTCTGTTATCGGTGAAGAGGAACTCTCCCCTGTTGACAAGCAGTACCTTGCCTTTGGTAAGCTGTTTGAGGCAAAATTCGTCAACCAGGGCTTTAATGACAACCGTACGATTGAACAAAGCCTTGACCTTGGCTGGGAGCTGCTGACTTCTCTGCCGCGTGGCGAACTGGACCGTGTAGATGACGAGGTACTGGATAAGTACTATGAACCTGCTAAAAAGCGTGTGGAAGCACGCACACAGCAGAGCACAGAGGAAAAGGCCACTGCATAA
- a CDS encoding V-type ATP synthase subunit A, with the protein MNNDVIFGINGPVITVKDTHTFAMGEMVYVGKERLVGEIIGVNSKMTTIQCYEETTGLQPGEPVTGTGASMNVTLGPGILDNIFDGIERPLKKVAEQSGAFIARGCAVSSLNEDRLWNVFVTVKEGDKLSGGDIYATCPETQIIEHRCLVPPTLSGTVTKVMPNGSYKVSDTVVELTDENGDVHSLTLCQRWPIRTPRPVKAHLPINIPLITGQRVIDTMFPIAKGGAAAIPGGFGTGKTMTQHQLAKWCDADIIIYVGCGERGNEMSQVLEEFSELIDPKSGRPMTDRTVLIANTSNMPVAAREASIYTGVTLAEYYRDMGYHVAMMADSTSRWAEALREISGRLEEMPAEEGFPAYLPSRLAEFYERAGMVETLNDKQGSITLIGAVSPAGSDFSEPVTQNTKRFTRCFWALDKALAYARHYPAINWMESYSEYQPDLENWYNENLGPDFVKYRQGINAILQEENSLMEIVKLIGADVLPDDQKLIIEIARVVRVGFLQQNAFHQEDTFVPLKKQELMMKVILHLYEKAKQLVSASVPISSILATGLFDKLVKIKYDVPNDRLDMFDDYMKEIDEAMAGIVTA; encoded by the coding sequence ATGAATAATGACGTAATCTTTGGCATCAACGGCCCGGTCATCACCGTAAAAGACACCCACACATTTGCCATGGGCGAAATGGTTTACGTCGGCAAGGAACGCCTTGTCGGTGAAATCATTGGTGTGAACAGCAAAATGACCACAATCCAGTGCTACGAGGAAACCACCGGCCTGCAGCCGGGCGAACCGGTAACAGGCACCGGTGCTTCCATGAATGTTACACTGGGGCCCGGCATTCTGGACAATATTTTCGACGGCATTGAACGTCCGCTGAAAAAAGTTGCTGAGCAGTCCGGTGCATTCATTGCACGCGGCTGTGCCGTATCTTCCCTGAATGAAGACCGCCTGTGGAATGTTTTTGTAACCGTAAAGGAAGGTGACAAACTTTCCGGCGGCGATATTTACGCAACCTGTCCGGAAACACAGATTATTGAGCACCGTTGCTTAGTGCCGCCGACGCTTTCCGGCACTGTCACCAAAGTAATGCCGAACGGCAGCTACAAGGTAAGCGACACGGTTGTAGAATTGACAGACGAAAACGGAGACGTACACAGTCTGACACTCTGTCAGCGTTGGCCTATCCGTACTCCACGCCCAGTTAAGGCACACTTGCCTATCAACATTCCGCTGATTACCGGCCAGCGTGTCATTGATACCATGTTCCCAATCGCCAAAGGCGGTGCTGCTGCAATTCCTGGCGGCTTCGGCACTGGCAAGACCATGACCCAGCATCAGCTGGCAAAATGGTGCGACGCTGATATCATTATTTACGTTGGCTGCGGCGAACGCGGCAACGAAATGAGTCAGGTCCTGGAGGAATTCAGCGAACTGATTGACCCGAAGAGCGGCCGCCCCATGACCGACCGTACCGTACTGATTGCAAACACCAGTAACATGCCTGTGGCCGCCCGTGAAGCTTCCATTTACACCGGCGTTACACTGGCAGAGTATTACCGCGACATGGGCTACCACGTAGCAATGATGGCTGACTCCACTTCCCGCTGGGCTGAGGCTCTGCGTGAAATCAGCGGCCGTCTGGAAGAAATGCCTGCTGAAGAAGGCTTCCCGGCGTACTTGCCCAGCCGTCTGGCAGAGTTTTACGAACGTGCCGGCATGGTGGAAACACTGAACGACAAGCAGGGCTCCATCACATTGATTGGTGCTGTTTCCCCTGCGGGCAGTGATTTCTCTGAACCTGTTACGCAAAATACCAAGCGTTTTACTCGCTGCTTCTGGGCACTGGACAAAGCACTTGCCTATGCGCGTCACTATCCGGCTATCAACTGGATGGAAAGCTACAGCGAATATCAGCCTGACCTTGAAAACTGGTACAATGAAAACCTTGGTCCTGATTTTGTAAAGTACCGCCAGGGTATCAATGCGATTCTGCAGGAAGAGAACTCCCTGATGGAAATCGTAAAGCTGATTGGTGCCGACGTTTTGCCGGATGATCAGAAGTTGATTATCGAAATTGCACGCGTGGTGCGTGTTGGTTTCCTGCAGCAGAATGCGTTCCATCAGGAAGATACGTTTGTGCCGCTGAAAAAGCAGGAATTAATGATGAAAGTCATCCTGCACCTGTATGAAAAAGCAAAGCAGCTGGTCAGCGCAAGTGTGCCGATTTCCAGCATTCTTGCAACCGGTCTGTTTGACAAGCTTGTAAAAATTAAGTATGATGTCCCGAATGACCGCCTGGATATGTTCGACGATTACATGAAAGAAATCGACGAAGCCATGGCCGGCATCGTGACCGCATAA
- a CDS encoding V-type ATP synthase subunit D, translating into MANTTVPTKGNLLATKKSLQLSRTGFELLDRKRNILIREMMQLIDHANSIQSKIDDAYTAAYAALQTANITLGICKELAATVPLDNGLNVAYRSVMGVEIPMVELEKSDDVEPVPFGLHKSNTALDIAYQQFQKVKELTAELTEVENSVYRLADAIKKTQKRANALKNIMIPRFTATVKFITEALEEKDREEFSRMKVIKAQKQKAQQLEEEMKAAAAS; encoded by the coding sequence ATGGCAAACACAACCGTGCCAACCAAAGGCAATTTGCTTGCAACCAAAAAGTCGCTGCAGCTCAGCCGCACCGGCTTTGAACTGCTTGACCGCAAGCGTAACATCCTCATTCGGGAAATGATGCAGCTGATTGACCATGCAAACAGTATTCAGTCAAAAATTGACGATGCCTACACTGCTGCCTATGCGGCTCTGCAAACCGCCAATATCACACTGGGTATCTGCAAGGAACTGGCCGCAACTGTGCCGCTGGACAACGGTCTGAACGTTGCTTACCGCAGTGTTATGGGTGTTGAAATTCCAATGGTCGAGCTGGAAAAGTCCGATGACGTGGAGCCGGTTCCGTTTGGCCTGCATAAATCCAACACCGCGCTGGACATTGCCTATCAACAGTTCCAGAAGGTAAAGGAACTGACCGCCGAGCTTACAGAGGTGGAAAACAGCGTTTACCGCCTTGCGGACGCAATCAAGAAAACCCAGAAGCGTGCAAACGCTTTAAAGAACATCATGATTCCCCGCTTTACAGCAACGGTTAAGTTCATTACCGAAGCGCTTGAGGAAAAGGACCGCGAGGAATTCTCCCGCATGAAGGTCATTAAAGCACAGAAGCAGAAAGCACAGCAACTTGAAGAAGAAATGAAAGCTGCCGCTGCTTCCTGA
- a CDS encoding HD domain-containing protein, with the protein MVSSALLLQDMAVYNAPDVRRVNHALKVYGFACMLGKSENLPEKEQLTLEFAAALHDIGIHAAEQKYGSSAGPYQEKEGPAIAREMLEKRGVSPEMTARVCQLIGRHHTYTNIDGQDCQLLIEADFLVNLDEDGASKETVQNVRKNIFRSTSGKTLLDALFL; encoded by the coding sequence ATGGTTTCTTCTGCGCTTTTACTGCAGGATATGGCGGTGTACAATGCACCGGATGTCCGCAGAGTTAACCACGCGCTGAAAGTTTACGGCTTTGCCTGTATGCTCGGAAAAAGTGAGAATTTACCCGAAAAAGAGCAGCTGACGCTGGAATTTGCAGCGGCGCTGCATGATATTGGCATCCACGCGGCGGAGCAGAAATACGGCTCCAGTGCAGGGCCGTACCAGGAAAAAGAAGGCCCTGCCATTGCCCGCGAAATGCTGGAAAAACGCGGCGTCTCACCGGAAATGACGGCGCGCGTGTGTCAGCTGATTGGCAGGCACCACACATATACAAACATTGACGGGCAGGACTGCCAGCTGCTGATTGAGGCGGACTTCCTGGTGAATCTGGATGAGGATGGCGCTTCCAAAGAAACGGTGCAGAATGTGCGAAAAAATATCTTTCGCTCAACTTCCGGCAAAACGCTGTTGGATGCGCTGTTTTTATAA
- a CDS encoding VOC family protein, with the protein MSLELKLGNVMVDCEDGIKLQNFYGKLLGWECCTMYDLPAVKSSNGIVFLFISEPDYVRPVWPEQEAKQQKQMHFDFQVPNVADYVAKAKALGAVKAPDQFGGEHWVTMFDPSGHPFCLCKAG; encoded by the coding sequence ATGAGCTTGGAATTAAAATTAGGCAACGTAATGGTTGACTGCGAGGACGGAATAAAGCTGCAGAACTTTTACGGCAAACTGCTTGGCTGGGAATGCTGTACCATGTATGACCTGCCGGCAGTGAAAAGTTCTAACGGCATTGTTTTCCTCTTTATCTCGGAGCCGGACTATGTTCGCCCTGTGTGGCCGGAGCAGGAAGCAAAGCAGCAAAAGCAAATGCACTTTGACTTTCAGGTGCCAAATGTTGCGGATTACGTTGCAAAAGCCAAAGCTTTAGGTGCGGTAAAAGCACCTGACCAATTCGGTGGTGAACACTGGGTCACTATGTTTGACCCCTCCGGTCATCCTTTCTGTCTGTGCAAAGCAGGCTGA
- a CDS encoding acetate/propionate family kinase produces MKVLVINAGSSSLKYQLIDMDTEKMLCKGNCERIGMDTGRFGVKTFDGRHFQDLKTPIANHKAAFQKVTEILVHPKYGVIKDLSEISAVGHRVAQGGDLFKTSVLITDEVKKGIESLIPLAPLHNRPELDAINACQEVFGTELPMIAVFDTSFHSTMPQKAYIYPIPWEYYEKYKIRRYGFHGTSHRYVAHHVAHLMHQPIDDLKIISCHIGNGSSITAIANGKVVDTSMGLTPLDGFMMGTRSGALDPSVVTYIMKQENLTPDEMDNILNRQSGVLGVSGYADDRDVTDAEIKGEPRAVLAHQLMFYQIAKYIGSYAAAMNGVDVITFTAGLGENQPELRYDACRYLRFLGVKIDAVVNDETIHGKEGKVSTFDSQIPVYVINTNEELMIARDTRAIVDKLKYAKTEDKTVIDPEDI; encoded by the coding sequence ATGAAAGTTCTTGTCATCAACGCCGGCAGCTCCTCCCTGAAATATCAGCTGATCGACATGGATACTGAAAAAATGCTGTGCAAAGGCAACTGCGAACGTATCGGCATGGATACCGGCCGCTTCGGCGTTAAAACCTTTGACGGACGTCATTTTCAGGATTTGAAAACACCGATTGCCAACCACAAAGCCGCTTTCCAGAAAGTCACGGAAATCCTGGTGCATCCAAAGTACGGTGTGATTAAAGATTTGAGCGAAATTTCTGCGGTTGGCCACCGTGTGGCACAGGGCGGCGATTTGTTCAAAACCTCCGTTCTCATTACCGATGAAGTGAAAAAGGGCATTGAAAGCCTGATTCCGCTGGCACCTCTGCACAACCGCCCGGAGCTGGACGCAATCAACGCCTGCCAGGAAGTCTTCGGCACCGAACTGCCGATGATTGCCGTATTTGACACTAGCTTTCATTCTACCATGCCCCAGAAAGCCTACATCTATCCGATTCCGTGGGAATACTACGAGAAATATAAAATCCGCCGCTATGGCTTCCACGGCACCAGCCACCGCTATGTTGCGCACCATGTTGCACACCTGATGCACCAGCCGATAGATGACCTGAAAATCATCTCCTGCCACATTGGAAACGGCTCCTCCATTACTGCCATTGCAAACGGCAAGGTTGTAGACACCAGCATGGGTCTTACCCCGCTGGACGGCTTCATGATGGGCACCCGCTCCGGTGCGCTGGATCCTTCCGTTGTCACCTATATCATGAAACAGGAAAACCTGACCCCTGACGAGATGGACAACATTCTGAACCGTCAGTCCGGTGTTCTGGGTGTTTCCGGCTATGCGGATGACCGCGATGTTACCGATGCAGAGATCAAGGGTGAGCCGCGTGCTGTGCTGGCACATCAGCTGATGTTCTATCAGATTGCAAAATATATCGGCTCCTATGCCGCCGCAATGAACGGTGTGGATGTCATTACCTTTACAGCCGGCCTCGGTGAAAACCAGCCGGAGTTGCGTTATGACGCCTGCCGTTATCTGCGCTTCCTTGGTGTTAAGATTGACGCTGTTGTCAATGACGAAACCATTCATGGCAAAGAGGGCAAGGTCAGCACATTTGATTCCCAGATTCCGGTGTATGTTATCAACACCAATGAGGAACTCATGATTGCCCGTGACACCCGCGCGATTGTGGACAAACTGAAGTATGCAAAAACAGAAGACAAAACAGTTATCGACCCGGAAGATATCTGA
- a CDS encoding alanyl-tRNA editing protein, whose protein sequence is METQKLYYENVYQRTFRAQVLSCEAEKEHWLVVLNRTAFFPEGGGQPGDRGVLDSVNVLDTKEKEGVVLHITNAPLSVGKLVTGGIDWPFRRMHMQEHSGEHILSGVLHRFFGVNNVGFHMGSACVTLDLDKPLDAHQIALGERLANEAVYQNLPIEIGYPSVQELETLDYRSKKELTGQVRIVTIPGYDVCACCGTHVARTGEIGMVKVLGFMHYKGGVRISMLCGSRALRDYGERLAAVTAVSGLLSAKPEAVADAVERLLQEKDALKQQVSTLQNDLLAGKAASMQPAANGLLCTFEEGLNPDALRHYSTLLVPKCARAAAVFSGEDGHFQYAVAGAEGIDVRAFGKEMNAALNGRGGGKPGLVQGNVQASRKEIEDWFAQHKED, encoded by the coding sequence GTGGAAACCCAAAAATTATATTATGAAAATGTTTATCAGCGCACTTTTCGCGCACAGGTGCTTTCCTGCGAAGCAGAAAAGGAACATTGGCTTGTAGTGTTGAACCGCACGGCCTTTTTCCCGGAGGGCGGCGGTCAGCCCGGTGACCGCGGCGTGCTGGACAGCGTAAATGTACTGGATACCAAAGAAAAGGAAGGTGTCGTGCTGCATATCACAAATGCACCACTGTCGGTCGGCAAGTTGGTGACAGGTGGAATTGACTGGCCATTTCGCCGCATGCATATGCAGGAGCACAGCGGCGAGCACATCCTTTCCGGCGTGCTGCACCGCTTTTTCGGTGTCAATAATGTCGGTTTTCACATGGGCAGCGCCTGTGTGACGCTTGACCTTGACAAACCGCTGGATGCGCACCAAATCGCACTGGGAGAGCGGCTGGCAAATGAAGCGGTGTACCAAAACCTGCCGATTGAAATCGGCTATCCCAGTGTACAGGAGTTGGAAACGCTGGATTACCGCAGCAAAAAGGAATTGACGGGACAGGTTCGTATTGTTACGATCCCCGGGTATGACGTGTGTGCCTGCTGTGGTACACATGTTGCACGCACCGGTGAAATCGGCATGGTTAAAGTACTTGGCTTTATGCACTACAAGGGTGGCGTTCGGATTTCCATGCTGTGCGGCAGCCGTGCGCTGCGGGACTACGGCGAACGTTTGGCTGCGGTCACAGCGGTTTCCGGCTTGCTTTCCGCGAAACCGGAAGCAGTTGCGGATGCAGTAGAGCGTCTGCTGCAGGAAAAGGACGCATTGAAACAACAGGTGAGTACCCTGCAGAATGACCTGCTTGCGGGGAAAGCGGCATCTATGCAGCCTGCAGCAAATGGATTGCTCTGTACGTTTGAAGAAGGATTGAATCCAGATGCACTGCGCCATTACAGTACGCTGCTTGTGCCGAAATGCGCACGCGCGGCGGCTGTTTTCAGCGGAGAAGACGGACATTTTCAATACGCAGTTGCCGGAGCAGAGGGCATTGATGTACGTGCATTCGGCAAGGAAATGAATGCTGCACTGAACGGCCGCGGCGGCGGCAAGCCCGGCTTGGTGCAGGGCAACGTGCAGGCTTCCCGAAAAGAAATTGAAGACTGGTTCGCACAGCATAAGGAGGACTGA